The Bacteroides fragilis NCTC 9343 genome includes the window CGTTCAGATCTACATCGTGATGAATACCGGGCACACTTCCGATATCAGTGTGCTGCCAGAAGTGCCATTTACCTTCGTACCTCACCGAATCAACGTAATAGTGGGCTATCCAGTAGGGATAAGCATTGAAAAGCGAGTCGTCCAGATAGCGGGTCTTGAATTTATAAGAAGTGTAGAGAATAGGTTTTACACCATAATGTGCCTCCACTCGGTCGAGCCATTTCTTAATATTTTGTTGCAACTCTTTTTTAGGCCTCTTACCTGTCAGTTCGACATCGAGCACCGGAGGCAAATCTCCACTATCGAGTTTCACGGTACGGATAAAAAAGTCCGCCTGCTTCAAGGCATCCGTACGTGGAGTGAAGAAATGGTAGGCCCCACGAATAAAGCCATGGCGACGTGCTTGTTCGAAGTTGTCTTTGAAAGTATCGTCACCATGATCTCCTCCCTCGGTGGCTTTCATAAAAATAAAGTGAAGCGGAAAATCCGTTTCTCTGTTTTGTTTCAACTCCTTCCAGTCGATGTTCCCCTGATAATGGGAGATATCGATGCCATGCACCTCATAGCCACAAGGGATACAAACGCCATACTCCTTCCGTCCGTAGCACTCCTTCCAACGATAAGAATAAGGGCGGATAACGAAATAATAGAAAGTGAGAGAAAATACCCCGACCACAATAAGCGCAAGGGTATTGCGCATCCAAACGGGCATGGTACGGGTAGTTTTCTTTTTCGCTTTCGTCTTCCGTGCCGGTGTACGACGACCGGAAGCGGGTTTGCCGGAGGTAGAAGTGTTTCGTGAAGACTTCATTGATTTTTATTCTTATTTAGAGTTTGATTCACCACAGATTACACAGATTACCACAGATACTTTAATTTGATTCTCAATGAAATAAAATCATTAATCTATGAAAGTCCGTGTAATCTGTGGTGAAATGAATTCATTCCTAGATGGCTCCATCAGCTTCTGCCCTCACCCACTCCAGATAAACACCCGGATTAGCCTCAGCAGGAGGAGCGATGAAATGAACATAACTAATCCCATTCTGAGATTTGTTCTTGAGCGGAAGGCGCAACGGACGAAGCCGCCCATCTACCCAGACACGTGCTTGCGGGCGCTTCTGCAACAAATCCCATTCCAAAGAAACCTCGTGCCAACGATCATCCTTCACTCCGAGTTGCTTACGGGTAAGTGGAAGTTCGTACATAGACTGGTAACGGGCTACGGTGTCCGAAGGATTCATCCAGCGATCATTCAATAACAACGAAACCGAATGACTCCCTTCGGGAATACGTAAACTGACGGTGAACGTTCCTTTCTTCATAGCCGGAAAGTTCCATACCGCACCACGTGTATCTGCCACCAGTGAAGCATCCGGCCGGTAAGTCAGATGAAGCACTTGCCGACCTTCCTTCCGGGGATGGGGTTCGAGCATACAACCCTGTATACGATTATAAGCGCAATGTCCTTTGATACCATTCATGTAGTTGAATGTACTCCATTGTGAAAGAGAGTCGGTAAAGTCGTTGAAGCGGCTCTTCTCGTACAACCAATTCACATCGAACATCATCATAGCACGATGAAGAGGATGTTGACCGATAGATGCCAGCACCTTACCCGGAGCTACTTCTACAAACTGTGCCTGATGAACGCCACGGTCAATCCCGCCACCATGAACGGCATAGTCGATATCATTGCGCATGGGATCCATGTAAAGTTCGCGAAAACCCTTCCAAGTCTTTCCATCATCATCAGAAACCGCCACGTGAGTCACATCACGATTGGTGAACACATCATCCCAAACACCATCCGTACCCTCCTTTTCGGGAAGAGGAGTCGTATTGCACCAGAAAAGCAACAGTCGTCCATCGGCCAACCGCCCTAAAGTAGGCATCGTGATGGTACCATAAAAAGGAGATGGTTCCGATTCGCCCCAGGTTTGTCCGCCGTCCTTAGAAAAAGCCTGATAATGGAAGTCTTGTGAAGTACGCATCAACATCCAGAGAGTTCCGTCCTTCAGTTCGACCACCGTAGGCTCCACAGCACCATGATTCCAACGGATACCTTTATGGAAGCCTCCTCCCTGATGATCGGGGGATGTGACTGTATTCGAGCATTTCCAGGTCAGACCGTCATCATCGGAAAAATAGGTATAGCACCCTTTCGGTGTTACCCCTCCGTGAGCAGCCACGACAATACGTTTGCCGTTTCGGATAAATACAGGCGGTTTAATCATGATGGAGTTACGATCGGCCACCTTCGTAAGAGTACGTCCTCCTGTCAATCCACCGGAAGTACGAATGCAATAAACACCCATTGCCCCCATATCTACCAGACGAATATACTCCTTACTGACAGGGCTCTGACAATCGGCAAAAGGCATTTCTTTGGGACGGTTCACCCGTTTCCAGGTCAAACCATGATCGGTACTGGACAGATATACAGTACCTGCCACAGCCTGTTCTCCATAATTATAGTGTCTGATCTCACCGTTATCGAGAAGCGATAAGCCGATATAAGCATCGGAAGGAGGTGTAGCCACTTTCAGGGGAGCGTAAACCGAATCAAGCACCGTCGGACGGGCCTGGTGTGCTTGTCCCGGAATGAAAAAGCCTGCTGCCAGCAGGCATAGGGTAGAAAGTCGTTTCATATAAAATAGGGATATTCAGATGAACTAAAAACCCACCGAAGGGAATTGAATCAATCCGCCCCGATGGGTTTCTACTATTGTAATGCGGGGAAAAGCTTACTTAGCTTGTTCCAGTTGCAGTGTCTTAGTCGGCTGGTCGCAAACCTCCGTCGGACCGAAGTATTGAATCGGGCCCGGATATACGTAATCTGTATTCAACGCCCACTGATCGCGTTTAGCAGCGAATGTCAGGAACGGTTTTCCGTCCAGTTTCACCAATGCTTTCTGGATTACCGGTTTCATTTCGCCATGACGACGTTCCATGTTCATCATCATTGTAATGGGCACACCGCCTGCGATCCATTCAGCAGCAGGAGCAGTTGTATTACGTACAGATGACATGTAACCGGTCTTACCGTTAGCAATCAACATAGAAGCTGTGTAACCCAGTGAATAGCAGTAGTCAGCATCGTAATTTGATGGAGCAGCGCAACGTCCTTCGTAACCGAAGAAGTGGTGCTGTGCAGCAAATTTACCTACGTATTTCCCTTCTTCTTTCCACTGAGCCAGTTTTGTTCCTACCATTTCAGACAACAGCTTTTCAGTTTCGATCAATGATACCTGTACGTTTCCGTGCGGGTCGCGATCCAAAGAAAGCTGACGTGCTACACCTTCAGGAAGGCTTGCATAGATCTCAGCATTTTCTTTTGACAGTTTGCTGATGATATATTCGCGCTGACGAGAACGTTTGATATTTGCGAACTCAACGGCATTGGCTGCCAGGAAGTCATTCAACTCAGCGATCAGACGTTTCATAGCCGGGATAAACTCAACCAGACCTTCAGGAATCAGCACAGTACCGAAGTTGTTGCCCTGAGCAGCACGATCGGCAACGATCTTAGCAATGTAAGTTACTACATCGTCCAATGACATATCTTTCGCTTCCACTTCTTCAGAGATGATACATACGTTAGGCTGAACCTGCAAAGCACATTCCAGTGCAATGTGAGAAGCCGAACGGCCCATCAGTTTAATGAAGTGCCAGTATTTACGTGCAGAGTTACAGTCGCGCTGGATGTTACCAATCACTTCTGAGTATACTTTACATGCAGTATCGAAACCGAAAGAAGTTTCAATCATTTCGTTCTTCAAGTCACCGTCGATAGTTTTCGGACAACCGATCACCTGTACACCGGCATTCTTGGCAGCATAGTATTCGGCCAGAACGCAGGCATTTGTATTAGAGTCGTCACCACCAATGATTACCAGTGCTTTGATACCCAATTTATTGATAATCTCCAACCCCTTTTCGAATTGTTCCGGAGTTTCCAGTTTGGTACGTCCCGAACCAATAATGTCGAAACCACCTGTATTACGGTATTCATCGATGATATCGGCAGTCAGTTCCATATAATTATGGTCAACCAATCCGCCGGGACCCAGGATAAAGCCATACAGCTTGTTGTCTTTGTTCAGTGTCTTGATACCATCGAACAGACCAGAGATTACGTTATGTCCGCCCGGAGCCTGTCCTCCTGAAAGGATAACACCTACATTCATAGCGGGGAGCTGGATAGCTTCACCTTCTTCGAATTTAATCAACGGCATTCCGTAAGTGTTCGGGAACAGTTTCTGGATAGCTTCCTGATCGGCTACTGATTGTGTAGCTGCGCCTTCAACTGCTTTTACTGAGCCTTTCAGCGCTTTCGGAAGTTTGGGCTGATAAGCAGCCCTGGCAATTTGCAATGCACTTTTAGTCATTTTCTTTATCTTATATTTAAAGGTGTTAGTAATTCGAACTTAAAAGTGTCGCAAATTTCGTGTTTTTTTCCGAATTATGAAAGAAAATGATGATTTTGTTCTCTACAGGTATGCCACAGAGCAGACGAAGGGCACGAAGTTTACATCCTTGCTTCTGCAATTCCATAGCACTCCGTACCCTCTTCGCCTGTTCGGCACTATCTGTCAGTCTCTTTTAAAACGTCACTGCAGTCCTGGCTCCCGTAGCAGAAACAGCATATACCTTAAAGCCGTCTTTCCAAGCGGTTTTCATGGTAAACGTAGCAGTACCGGAAGGTGCTAACAGCCCATCAGAGATACAGACTTTCTTGCCGGTTTCATCTACAACTTCATAAGCTGCCACATTTTTCCAGTTGGTCATGGTAAATGTCGAACCGCTCCGTGTGGCTGTACCGGCTACAATTCCGGGTTTGTCCTTATAAAGTTCTACAGAATTATCCGTTATATATTCCAGAGCAACATCCGGTTTCGGATATCCCAAAGCCTCTACACGACTTCGTATTTCGTCGATACGGGCCTGGGTAACGGTGAGTTTGCCCGTTCCGTAGTCATCCACTGTTATGTCGACCGGAGTCAGAAATCCCCATTTCGTGAAGAAATCCAGCAAGTTGGCTTTAGCTATCAGACTACAGATATAAACGAACTCAGTCTGCTGTTCCCCGGCCGTTCTCAGATTATCGTGCGTCCGGATATACTCGTACACATCCGGATAGAATCCTCCTTTGTCAGATTGCTGAAGAGGTGTCCGTCCGAGTACTTTACCGAAATAGAGTTCCAATTGCCAGAAAGGAACGAGTTTACAGAAAACATCGCTGTCACTTCCAAAATTTCCATGTGGCGCACCTGCCGCAATGATCTGGGTCCAGGCCTTGGAATAACGGTTACGACTGCCATCTCCCATATCTTCTGTTTGCAAGCGAGAAGGCTGTCCGAAAATTGTAGTCTGGATGTACTCGGACATGATATTGTTCGTTACCTCCGTTGTCCCCAACCATTTCAATCCGGGACGTGTCTGGTTGCAATGCCCTATTTCATGTGCAGGTCCCCAACATGCAGATGTCTT containing:
- a CDS encoding sialidase family protein gives rise to the protein MKRLSTLCLLAAGFFIPGQAHQARPTVLDSVYAPLKVATPPSDAYIGLSLLDNGEIRHYNYGEQAVAGTVYLSSTDHGLTWKRVNRPKEMPFADCQSPVSKEYIRLVDMGAMGVYCIRTSGGLTGGRTLTKVADRNSIMIKPPVFIRNGKRIVVAAHGGVTPKGCYTYFSDDDGLTWKCSNTVTSPDHQGGGFHKGIRWNHGAVEPTVVELKDGTLWMLMRTSQDFHYQAFSKDGGQTWGESEPSPFYGTITMPTLGRLADGRLLLFWCNTTPLPEKEGTDGVWDDVFTNRDVTHVAVSDDDGKTWKGFRELYMDPMRNDIDYAVHGGGIDRGVHQAQFVEVAPGKVLASIGQHPLHRAMMMFDVNWLYEKSRFNDFTDSLSQWSTFNYMNGIKGHCAYNRIQGCMLEPHPRKEGRQVLHLTYRPDASLVADTRGAVWNFPAMKKGTFTVSLRIPEGSHSVSLLLNDRWMNPSDTVARYQSMYELPLTRKQLGVKDDRWHEVSLEWDLLQKRPQARVWVDGRLRPLRLPLKNKSQNGISYVHFIAPPAEANPGVYLEWVRAEADGAI
- a CDS encoding diphosphate--fructose-6-phosphate 1-phosphotransferase, with amino-acid sequence MTKSALQIARAAYQPKLPKALKGSVKAVEGAATQSVADQEAIQKLFPNTYGMPLIKFEEGEAIQLPAMNVGVILSGGQAPGGHNVISGLFDGIKTLNKDNKLYGFILGPGGLVDHNYMELTADIIDEYRNTGGFDIIGSGRTKLETPEQFEKGLEIINKLGIKALVIIGGDDSNTNACVLAEYYAAKNAGVQVIGCPKTIDGDLKNEMIETSFGFDTACKVYSEVIGNIQRDCNSARKYWHFIKLMGRSASHIALECALQVQPNVCIISEEVEAKDMSLDDVVTYIAKIVADRAAQGNNFGTVLIPEGLVEFIPAMKRLIAELNDFLAANAVEFANIKRSRQREYIISKLSKENAEIYASLPEGVARQLSLDRDPHGNVQVSLIETEKLLSEMVGTKLAQWKEEGKYVGKFAAQHHFFGYEGRCAAPSNYDADYCYSLGYTASMLIANGKTGYMSSVRNTTAPAAEWIAGGVPITMMMNMERRHGEMKPVIQKALVKLDGKPFLTFAAKRDQWALNTDYVYPGPIQYFGPTEVCDQPTKTLQLEQAK
- a CDS encoding glycoside hydrolase family 25 protein encodes the protein MKSSRNTSTSGKPASGRRTPARKTKAKKKTTRTMPVWMRNTLALIVVGVFSLTFYYFVIRPYSYRWKECYGRKEYGVCIPCGYEVHGIDISHYQGNIDWKELKQNRETDFPLHFIFMKATEGGDHGDDTFKDNFEQARRHGFIRGAYHFFTPRTDALKQADFFIRTVKLDSGDLPPVLDVELTGKRPKKELQQNIKKWLDRVEAHYGVKPILYTSYKFKTRYLDDSLFNAYPYWIAHYYVDSVRYEGKWHFWQHTDIGSVPGIHHDVDLNVFNGSLEDLRKMTMR